From Phocoena phocoena chromosome 16, mPhoPho1.1, whole genome shotgun sequence, a single genomic window includes:
- the FRAT1 gene encoding proto-oncogene FRAT1, which produces MPCRREEEEEAGEEEEEEEEEEDSFLLLEQSVTLGGSGEVDRLVAQIGETLQLDAAQDRPASPCAPPGPPLQPPRPPAVVRADKARAPALPLRLPPASAETGGPAPPGALRCALGDRGRVRGRAAPYFVAELAAGPSALSPLPPQPSLDGPSGADKRGAPQPLSGPCRRGWLRDAAASRRLQQRRGLQPQARTGDDDPHRLLQQLVISGNLIKEAVRRLHSRRLQLHAKLPRRQLVGPLSAPVHEPPLPRSPRAACSDPGSSGRRAQLRTGDGVLVPGS; this is translated from the coding sequence ATGCCGTGccggagggaggaggaagaggaagccggtgaggaagaggaggaggaggaggaggaggaggacagcTTCCTCCTACTGGAACAGTCGGTGACTCTGGGCGGCTCGGGCGAGGTGGACCGGCTGGTGGCCCAGATCGGCGAGACGCTGCAGCTGGACGCGGCGCAGGACCGCCCTGCCTCCCCGTGCGCGCCCCCGGGGCCGCCACTGCAGCCCCCGCGACCCCCGGCGGTGGTGCGGGCGGACAAGGCCCGAGCCCCGGCTCTGCCGTTGCGTCTGCCGCCCGCCTCGGCCGAGACTGGGGGTCCGGCGCCCCCGGGGGCCCTGCGCTGCGCCCTTGGGGACCGTGGCCGGGTGCGGGGCCGGGCTGCGCCCTACTTTGTGGCCGAGCTCGCCGCAGGCCCCAGCGCGCTGTCCCCATTGCCCCCTCAGCCCAGCCTTGATGGGCCTTCGGGAGCTGACAAACGAGGCGCCCCGCAGCCGCTGTCGGGTCCTTGCCGGCGAGGATGGCTGCGGGACGCCGCCGCCTCCCGCCGCCTGCAGCAGCGACGCGGGCTACAGCCTCAAGCCCGCACCGGCGACGACGACCCGCACCGGCTTCTGCAGCAGCTCGTGATCTCGGGGAACCTCATCAAGGAGGCCGTGCGGAGGCTTCATTCGCGACGGCTGCAGTTGCACGCAAAACTTCCCCGACGCCAGCTCGTGGGCCCTCTGTCGGCCCCAGTGCATGAGCCCCCTTTGCCCCGCAGCCCTCGTGCGGCCTGCAGCGACCCTGGCTCGTCTGGGAGGAGGGCGCAGCTCAGAACTGGCGACGGCGTTCTAGTCCCCGGCAGCTAA